The region CTGTAGATTATACAACCATAACCAGAGCAGACGGAAGTGTAAGTTGTGTTATTGGCGTTTTGGATTTATTGACACGAACTTCCTGGAAATTAGACATTAATTTACCAAAAGACAAAGCTTATTTTACTACCAATTCGTTTTGGTTCAACTCAACCGAAGCAGAACAGCCTTATTATACCTGGATGAATACCGGTATTAAAGCTTCTGAAAATTTACAATTTATTTATCCCGGACAAAGTTATATTGGGCATAACGGAGAACATAATTCGTGGCCAATCGACAAAGAAAATGGTAAGGATTTATCTTTCTATAAAAACAATAATTTTGGCGGTTACAAATCGTATCACGTTTTTGGTAAATACGATGATTTCTTTGGTGGATATTACCATGACGAAGATTTTGGAATGGGACGATACGGCAACCATGATGACAAACCCGGCAAAAAAATATGGATTTGGGGATTGTCTCAACAAGGTATGATTTGGGAAAAATTATTAACCGATACTGACGGTCAATATGTAGAAATTCAAAGCGGAAGATTGTTCAATCAAGCGAGCGAAGGCAGTAATTTGACACCCTTTAAACAACGTTCTTTTGCACCTTATCAAACAGATTCGTGGACAGAATACTGGTTTCCGGTAAAACAGACCAAAGGTTTTGTAAAAGCCAATAATTATGGAGCTGTAAATGTCAAAAACGAAAACGGCTGGTTGAAAATCTATTTTTCTCCACTTCAAAAATTAAACGAAAAATTAGAAGTTTTTGATAATGGAAAGAAAATCTATTCTAAAGATATTTCGGTAAACACCTTACAAATATTCAAAGATTCCCTTCAAGTTTCGGTTAACGAAAACAAATTAAGACTTACGCTTGGCGAAAATAAATTAGTTTGGAATTCAGCACCTGAAGATGGCAATTTAGCCCGTCCGCTGGAAGTACCAAAAGATTTCGACAACAATTCGGTTTATGGATTATATCTGCAAGGAAAAAATTATATCAGTTTTAAAGATTATGTAAAAGCAGAAGAAAACCTAAATGCATGTTTGAAAAAAGATCCAAACTATGCTCCTGCCCTTTCTGATTTAGCCTTTTTACAAATTAGAAAATTACAATACAAAGAAGCTGTAATTTCGGCAAGTAAAGCTTTAGCTATAGACACTTATAATCCTGCAGCCAATTATTACTACGGACTTGCAAATCTATATTTAGGAAATATAATCGATGCAAAAGACGGTTTTGATATTGCCGCTGCCAGCGTTGAATTTCGCAGTCCTGCTTATACTGCTTTGAGCAAAATTTACTTTAGTGAAAACGATCAGCCAAAAGCAATCGAATATGCTGAGAAAAGTTTGCTTAACAATCAATACAATTTAGAAAGTTTACAATTGTTAGCCGTTTTATATCGCGTGCAAAACAATGCTGAAAAAGCAAATGAAGTATTAAATAAAATAATCACGGTTGATCCCCTAAATCATTTTGCCGGTTTTGAAAGATTCCTTTGGGAAAATTCAGAAGCCACAAAACTGCATTTCACATCGCTTATACAAAACGAAATGCCAGAACAAACCTATCTGGAACTAGGAATTTGGTATCAGCATCTGGGTCGTAAGGATGAAGCACTAAAAGTTTTTTCACTCGCGGCTCCAAGTGCTGAAGTTATATACTGGAAAGCATTTTTAGAAAGCAAACCAGTTGATTTAAGTAAAATTCAACCGGGAATCAGTTTTCCTTTCCGTGGAGAAACGGCTATTATTCTCGAAAAGTTGATTCAGACAAACGATCAATGGCAATTGAAATATCATCTGGCTTTAATTGAGTGGAATCGTGATAATGTTTCGAAAGCAAAAGAATTATTCACACAATGCGGTACAAAACCAAATGATCCGGCTTTTTATGCTGCAAAAGCATCTTTGTTTAAAGACGATTCTAACGTTGTAATTGCAAGTCTTCAACAAGCTCTTAAATTAGACAATCAAGGCTGGAGATATCATAAACTATTGACAGAACATTACATCAGTCAAAAACAATATGACAAAGCATTGGCAATTGCAGAACCATTTTACAAAAAACATACAGACAATTATTTAATGGGAATGTTGTACGGCAAAACATTGTTGTTCAACAAAAAATATGTTGCAGCAGATGCTTTCCTTACCAAATTAGAAATCCTTCCTTTTGAAGGTGCAACAATAGGACGTCAATTGTATCATGAAGCTAAATTGATGCAGGCTGTAGCCGAAATGAAAAACAAGCAATACAAAAAAGCATTACAATTTATTGCCGATGCTAAATTGTGGCCGCAAAATCTGGGCGTAGGAAAACCGTATGATGTTGATATTGACGAAAGACTTGAAAATTGGTTAGATTATCAATGTTACACAAGTCTTGGCGATAGCGAAAAAGCAAAACAGTCATTACAGAAAATTACCGCTTTTAATCCGAAAATTGATAATACGGTTATGAATTTCTTACCGGCAAACCAATTGGTTTCTGCTTGGGCGATCGAGAAAACTTCATCAGCAAATGAAGCAGAAAAGTGGTTAAAAAGTCAGGCAGATTTATATGCAACAAACAAAATTGTGCAATGGACATTATTAGTTTACACTAAAAAACAATCTGATATTTTGACTGCTGACGAAAAAGACGGAGAAGTTAGAATCATCGAAAAATTATAATAAGCAACGGAATACATAGCCCGCTGGGTCTAATTATTTTTAACACATAGAAACATAGGATTATTGAACTCAATAAAGGCGTTTCACTTACATTAACACATCCCGATAGCTATCGGGACTATGTGTGAGAAACGAGTTTCTTTTTGATTTACTTTTTTTTCAAAAACATAAAATCTATGTTTCTATGTGTTTAAATATTATTTTTTATGCATTACACGCAACAGTTGAATATAGAATCGATTACGAACTAAATTAACTATAACTAATAAAAAACTACACGAATGAAACAACTTGTTTTACTTTGCCTTTTATTTTTCCTTTCTAAAGGTAATAGTTATGCTCAAAGTTCTATAGACTCAATTTCTATAAAAGAAGATTTAGCTTTTTTTAAAGATAATTTAGCCACGAAATTAAAAAAGAACATAAAACAGCAAGAATTAGATAAAATTAAAAATAAGGAAATTCATGATGCAGCCCTACAAATGCTTAAGGGCGAATATGATTTCAATTATAGATTAGCTACTTACAAAGCTTATTTATCGCCAACAGCCTTAGGAAAAAAGTTATCCATTGGTGATGGATATAGTAAATATGAAAACATTACAGGTATTTATTTGCCCTTAGGTAAACACGTAATTCTAGTAGACAATATTGCTAAAAATAAAACTGTCGATTTAGTTATACCTAATTGGAACCGACAGCCACCTGCAGGAATTGAACCTGATAAAGACCCTAATTGGGGAATTGAAAAGAAAACATATCCTTTAAAAAATGGTATAAACATTATAGATGTTAAAGACTTTAGTGGTTTGGCTTACATTAATTATTATTCTGAAGAACCTAAAAAGGAAAACGCTATTAAAATTCATTTTATTGATGCCGTAATAAATGGATTTTTCGATTCAGGAAAACAAAAAAATGAAGATTGGAATAAACTTCTGGACAACAATATTTATCCTATGATAGATGCCAGAGGAAAGTATATTCAAACCATTTATCCTAAAGCAGATTTAAAAAAATATGCTTACAACAAAGGCGTGGAATTACTAAATTGTTATGACACTTTGATCTATCGCCAACATCGACTTATGGGATTAATTAAATACAATCTTGTACCAAACAACAGGATATTGGCTCGTGTAAACTACAATTATTATATGTTTAGAGACGAAGATGGAATAGCATATATGGGCGGTAAATCTGGTTATGCATTAGGAATGGTACTTGATCCTCAAAAAGTAATAGCCGGCGATCCGGCATGGGGATTTAGCCACGAAACCGGTCATGTGCATCAACTGCAGCCCTATTTTAGTTGGGCAGGACTTTGTGAAGTTAGTAATAATGTTTTCACAATGTATGTTATCAAATCATTAGGGATTAAATCTCGTCTTTTAGAAGGTAACTACTATGATTCTGCAAGAAAAAAAGTTATCGAAACAAAAGAAAGTTATTTAAAAGTAGGTGGAAGTTTTGAACCGCTTGTGCCTTTTTGGCAACTGCAATTATACTTCGAAAAAGCAGGTAAATATCCTGATTTTTACCCTGACCTTTTTGAAGCATTTAGAAAACAAGCCAACGCTTTTGATAAACTAAAAGTAAAAGCCGATGAAAATCCGGCTGTTTACCAACTCAACTTTATAAAAACGGCATGTGAAATCAGTAAAGTTGATTTAACCGATTTTTTTGATTCATACGGATTCTTTTATGTGGGCAATTTCGAAGGAGATTGTTATGGAGCATATCACTATAACATGACCGAAAAAATGGCAATAGATTGTAAAAAAGAAATAAAATCGAAAAATTATCCTAAACCAGTTTTAGATATTACTACCTTGACTGATTAATTTTCAAATCAAAAATTGAAATTTTTAAAATATATTTATACCAATTATTATAAAAACAAAAAAATGAATAAAAAATTCCTAAAATATACTGTTTTAAGTTTAGTTGCTTTGGCTTGTCAGAATATTGAGGCGCAAAATGCGGATCAAAATAAGGAAGACATATCAACTTACAGAGTTACAGCATTAAAAGTTCACGATTTAGTACATACAAAACTCGATGTATCATTTGATTATGGAAAACGCTATTTAAACGGAAAAGCGTGGCTAACTTTAAAACCTCATTTTTATGAAACTGATGCTCTTACGCTTGACGCCAAAGGAATGGATTTTAAAGAAATTGCTATAGTTCAAGGAGCGAAAAAGACGCCTTTGAAATATACATATGACAACGAACAGCTTTTTATTACTTTAGACAGAAAGTATAAAAGCACTGAAAAATACATCGTTTATATCGATTATACAGCAAAACCAGACGAATTAAAAGCTAAAGGAAGTGCTGCAATTACAGATGCGAAAGGATTGTATTTTATAAATCCTGACGGAAAAGACGACAAACCAATTCAGATTTGGACACAAGGTGAAACTGAAGCATCATCGGCTTGGTTTCCAACAATTGACAAACCAAATCAGAAAACAACTTCTGAAATTGCAATGACCGTTGATGCAAAATACGTCACTTTATCAAATGGAAAATTAACAGCACAAAAAGCCAACAAAAATGGCACTCGTACTGATATCTGGAAAATGGATTTACCACATTCTCCGTATTTATTTATGATGGCTGTTGGGGATTTTAAAATCTTTAAAGATTCATATAACGGAAAAGAAGTTAATTATTATTTAGAGCCAAAATATGCGCCTTACGCCAAACAAATCTTCGGAAAAACTCCGGATATGATGAAGTTTTACGGCAAAATGTTAGGCGTAGAATATCCTTGGGTAAAATATTCTCAAATTGTTGCCAGAGATTATGTTTCTGGTGCGATGGAAAATACATCGGCAACTTTGCATGGTGAATATGTACAAAAAACAGAAAGAGAATTATTAGATGACAATCAGGAAAGCACCATTGCTCACGAACTTTTTCACCAATGGTTTGGAGATTATGTAACAGCTGAATCCTGGTCTAATTTAACCATGAACGAATCTTTTGCAACATTTGGCGAAGTACTTTGGCACGGTCACGATGCCGGACAAGATGCTGAAGACAGATCTCGTTATGAAAAATTACAAAACTGTTTACGTTCTTCAAAAGATGGAGTAAGTCCGCCATTAGCACGTTTTTATTACAAAGACAAAGAAGATATGTTTGATAATATTAGTTACTCAAAAGGTTCTATCATATTATATGCAGCAAAAAATCAAATGGGCGACGAAGCATTTTTCAAATCGTTAAACCGTTATTTAACAACAAATGCTTACAAAACCGGAGAATCACATCAACTGCGTTTAGCAATGGAAGAAGTTACCGGAAAAGACTGGAGTCCATACTTTAATCAATGGTATTACCAGGGAGGAAATCCAATTTTGAATGTAGAATATGGATACGCTGACGGAAAAGCTACAATTGGGGTAAAACAAGTACAAGCAAGTTCAGTACAAACCTTTAGTTTACCATTAAAAGTTGATTTTTATGTAAACGGAACTAAAATTACAAAAGACATTTTGATCGACAAAAGAGAGCAAAGTTTTAGTTTTGATGTACCGGCACAACCTACTTTTATAGATCTTGATCCTGATAAAATTTTAGTAGGTCAGGTAATCGACAACAAAAAAGTATCTGATTATTTGTTCCAATACAAAAATGTTCCAACTTATTATAACCGAATTGAAGCTATAAAATTTGCAGCTAAAGAGAAAACCTATGATGCACAACTTATACTTTTGGCAGGTTTAGAAGATCAACAGGATGATTTGAGAATACTAAGTATAAAAGCAATTGATTTGAGTGACGCTCAAACTAAAGATGCGGCACTTAAAACTTTGCTTAGCATTGCTAAAAATGATAAAAAGACAGCTTCAAGAGCCGCTGCAATTATAAAATTGGCAGGAACAGGCGACGCTTCATATAAAGAATTAATGCAGGAAAGCATCAAAAATCAATCTTATAATGTAATAGCTGCCGGAGTTTATGGATTATCAAAATACTCTACCGAAGAATCAGATAAAGCATTATCAACTTTAGACGAAGACACTAAAAAACATGTAACACCGCTAATCAAAAGATTTAGCAAATAGTTAGCAAAATCATTGCTCTCAAAATCAAATACGGAACATAGTAAAGGCGACATTTAGTCTTTATTATGTTCCGTATTTGATATTATAACCCGTTGGGTGTAAATATTAAACACATAGAAACATAGATTTTATGTGTAAAAAAGAATACAAAAAGAAATATATTTCTTTCACATAGATAGCTATGTGCATTTTAAATAAGTGAAACGTCTTTTTTAAGTAAACAAAAACTATGTTTCTATGTGTTAAAATAATTACCCTCAACGGGTGAACTTATATATTTTAAAAATAAAAAATAAACTAAAAATGCAAAAACTATTTTTAACATACGCCTTATTCTCACTTTTATCCATTTGTACTGCTCAAAATAAAGTCAGAAAAATAAATGTAAAAGATTATGGTATTATGGCCAATACCAAAGAAAATTTAACAGCCAAAGTCAATCAGCTTATTGAAGGATTGGGGAACGAATCAGTACAAATAATTTTCCCTAAAGGCCGATACGATTTCTATCCGGATGCCAAGTATTACAGAACATATTATGAAAGCAATACTTATGATGCCGATACTAGAAAACTAGCCATACTTATTAAAAACAAAAAGAATATTACTATCGATGCACAGCAATCTGATTTTGTATATCATGAACACATTCAGCCTTTTACTTTAGATAATGCAGAAAACATCACAATCAAAAATGTAAATATCGATTGGGATGTTCCGCTAACCTCTGAGAGCGAAGTTATTGAAGCTGATGAAAATCACATTCTGATGAAAATTGATATTGCTCAATCTCCCTATAAAATCAATGAAAAAGGATTGACTTTCATAGGTGAAAACGCCAACGAAAACTGGGCACTTTCTGATGGTTCGTGGTTAATTGAGTTTGATAAAAATCACATTATCCCTGCAAACACAGGTGACAATGGCTGTGTAAAAGGCGATTTAAAGAATGTAATATATAGTGAGGTAAAACCAGGATTAGTATTAATGAAAGGAAGTTTTACCAAAACACCTGCTGTTGGAAACTTTTTAATACTAAGACACGGAACCCGCGATCACGCCGGAATGTTTTTATTTCATAGCAAAAACACCAAACTGGAGAATGTTAATGTGTACCATACTTCCGGATTGGGAATTTTATCTCAATACTGCGAAAATATCGAAATGAGAAACGTAAATATGATTCCAAATCCACACAAAAATCGTTATCTCAGCGGTCATGATGATGGATTACACTTTATGGGATGCAAGGGCGAAATCATAATCGACAATTGCGACGCACAAGGCCTAATGGATGATCCTATTAACATTCACGGAACGTATGTACCTGTAGTAGAAAAAATAGACGATTTTGCCGTAAAATGCAAATTCGGACAGGATATGTCTCACGGATTATTATGGGCTGTAATTGGAGATAAAGTTGGTTTTATTCAAAAGAAAGAAATGAATACGATGTCTTATAGTACAGTTTCAAGTTTTGAACCATTAGATGCAGATCATTTTATCATCAGATTTAAAGAAAAAATTCCAACCAATATAGATGCTAATTTTGTTCTCGAAAATTTAAGCTGGACACCAAACGCTACTATTACCAATTGCTTTGTGGGCAGTAATCGTGCACGAGGTTATTTGATCTCTACTCCGGGCAAAGTAGTAATAGAGAATAATGTTTTTGAAACCAGTGGTTCGGCAATTCTTATAGCCGGTGATGCTAATTATTGGTACGAAAGCGGTGCTGTAAAAGACATTACCATCAAAAACAACGAATTTAGATTTCCTTGTAATTCCTCCTATTATCAATTTTGTGAAGCAATTATCAGTATTTACCCTGAAATTCCAGCACCAAACGCTTTGCATCCCTTTCATAAAAATATAAAAATAGAGAATAACAGTTTTAACCCGTCAGACTACCCTATTCTTTATGCCGTTTCTGTAGATGGATTAAGTTTTAAAAACAATACCATAAAACGTAGTTTTGCTTTCACTCCCTGGTATCCTGAAAAATACAACTTTAGAATTGAAGCTTGCAAAAACGTAGAAATTAGCGGAAACAAAATCGGAAAAGAGGTTTTGGGAAAAAATATCCTTTTGAAAGGAATGCAACGTGAGGAACTAAACTTAAAGAATACAGAATTAAGTGTTGAAATAGCAAAACCAAATTAAATTCTCTTTGCAGTTTACAAAGAATACACATCACTTTTAAGCAAAAAAAGAAGGTCAGTACAATTTTATGTGCTCGAGAACACTAATTTAGTGTGTTCGAGCACATTTTTTATGTTTTTTCTTGGTTAATCAAAATATATTCGATAGTTTCGTTAAAGAATAAAAAATCAACACGAATTTATTCATAATCTCTTATCATTTTAACTTTCTCATTAACAGATTACAACATAAAAATTAAAGCATTTTAAGTAAACATAATTAGATTAAAAATTCATAATTTTCTAGGTTTTTGTTTTTTGAAACCTCTCTGATTTGGTCCATTAGAGAGGTAATTCAAAAAAGAAACTAATCATCAATCAAATGAAAAATAAATTATACTTATTTCTTGCTTCGGCACTGGTTTCCTTTTCTTCTATAAAAGGCATTACTTTAATTGAAAAAAGCAGAATAGAAAATCCCAAAACCAAAATTTCCCTGCCACTTGCCGGTAACGCTTTTAGTTCTAAACATATTGACGGAAGCAATACCATTACAGATAATGGTATAGAAAACTGGACAGATGCTAAAGAAGTTTTTACGGCTTATTTTAGAATTTATAAAGCGGGAACTTTTCAAATTACCGTAGAAGAATCTGTTGAAGTTTTTGGAAAATCAGAAGTGGAATTTTCAATTAACGGAATTTCAAAAAAAGTAAAATTTGACACTTCAAAAAAAGCAATGACCATAGGAACTTGGAAAATTAATCAAGAAGGTTATGTTGCTATTAAAATAAAAGGAATCAGTAAAACCGGAAATCAATTTCCATCCATAAATCGCTTAACAATTTCAAGTGAAGATTATGATGGTAAGATTGCTTACGTACCTAATAACGAAGGAAATTTTTATCATTGGGGACGTCGGGGACCATCTGTACATTTAAACTATCAGGTTCCTGAAACTACAAATGCTGAATGGTATTACAACGAAGTTACTGTTCCTGAAAACGAAGACAAAATTGGCTCTTATTTTATGGCAAATGGTTTTGGTGAAGGCTATTTTGGAATTCAGGTAAACTCTGCAACTGAGAGAAGGGTTTTATTTTCGGTTTGGAGCCCATTTACAACAGATGATCCTGCCAGTATTCCGGAAACGCATAAAATTAAAATGCTCAAAAAAGGAGAAAATGTTCATACCGGAGAATTTGGAAACGAAGGATCTGGCGGTCAAAGCTATCTACAATACAATTGGAAAGCAGGAAATACTTATAAGTTTCTACTTCATGGAGTTCCTCAAAATGATAATAGTACCAATTATACTGCTTATTTTTTTGCCCCTGAATTGAACAAATGGATTTTAATTGCCAGTTTCAACCGCCCTCAAACTAATACTTATCTAAAAAGATTTCATTCGTTTCTGGAAAATTTTGTTCCTGAACAAGGCGATTTATCACGTCAGGTTTTATTCAACAATCAATGGATTTGTGACAATAAAGGAATCTGGTCAGAAATTAATTCGGTTCGTTTTACAACAGATAATACCGGTGCAAAAGAATATAGAATGGATTTTGCCGGCGGAGTCGAAAAAGGTTCATTTTATCTAAAAGACGGAGGATTTTTTAACAATTATACTATATCAAAAACAATTTTTACCAAACCATTAAACAATAAAAAACCAGAAATCAATTTTAGCAATTTACCTCAATAAATTGCTTTAAAAACTAAATTAACTATGAAAACCACATTTTTAAAATTCATATTAGTCGCTTTTATTTTGTTCGGAGGAGCAATTGCATCAGCACAAATAATTAAAACCAAA is a window of uncultured Flavobacterium sp. DNA encoding:
- a CDS encoding DUF5107 domain-containing protein yields the protein MKLKPFLSILLFGSLFVQAQNKPTIKEYKKVFTTYPFSDPDPIPKPDTKVYPYFRFDGFTDKPIQKEWKVIELENDYIKITILPEIGGKVWSAIEKSTGKDFIYNNHVIKFRDIAMRGPWTSGGVEGNYGIIGHTPNCATPVDYTTITRADGSVSCVIGVLDLLTRTSWKLDINLPKDKAYFTTNSFWFNSTEAEQPYYTWMNTGIKASENLQFIYPGQSYIGHNGEHNSWPIDKENGKDLSFYKNNNFGGYKSYHVFGKYDDFFGGYYHDEDFGMGRYGNHDDKPGKKIWIWGLSQQGMIWEKLLTDTDGQYVEIQSGRLFNQASEGSNLTPFKQRSFAPYQTDSWTEYWFPVKQTKGFVKANNYGAVNVKNENGWLKIYFSPLQKLNEKLEVFDNGKKIYSKDISVNTLQIFKDSLQVSVNENKLRLTLGENKLVWNSAPEDGNLARPLEVPKDFDNNSVYGLYLQGKNYISFKDYVKAEENLNACLKKDPNYAPALSDLAFLQIRKLQYKEAVISASKALAIDTYNPAANYYYGLANLYLGNIIDAKDGFDIAAASVEFRSPAYTALSKIYFSENDQPKAIEYAEKSLLNNQYNLESLQLLAVLYRVQNNAEKANEVLNKIITVDPLNHFAGFERFLWENSEATKLHFTSLIQNEMPEQTYLELGIWYQHLGRKDEALKVFSLAAPSAEVIYWKAFLESKPVDLSKIQPGISFPFRGETAIILEKLIQTNDQWQLKYHLALIEWNRDNVSKAKELFTQCGTKPNDPAFYAAKASLFKDDSNVVIASLQQALKLDNQGWRYHKLLTEHYISQKQYDKALAIAEPFYKKHTDNYLMGMLYGKTLLFNKKYVAADAFLTKLEILPFEGATIGRQLYHEAKLMQAVAEMKNKQYKKALQFIADAKLWPQNLGVGKPYDVDIDERLENWLDYQCYTSLGDSEKAKQSLQKITAFNPKIDNTVMNFLPANQLVSAWAIEKTSSANEAEKWLKSQADLYATNKIVQWTLLVYTKKQSDILTADEKDGEVRIIEKL
- a CDS encoding M60 family metallopeptidase is translated as MKQLVLLCLLFFLSKGNSYAQSSIDSISIKEDLAFFKDNLATKLKKNIKQQELDKIKNKEIHDAALQMLKGEYDFNYRLATYKAYLSPTALGKKLSIGDGYSKYENITGIYLPLGKHVILVDNIAKNKTVDLVIPNWNRQPPAGIEPDKDPNWGIEKKTYPLKNGINIIDVKDFSGLAYINYYSEEPKKENAIKIHFIDAVINGFFDSGKQKNEDWNKLLDNNIYPMIDARGKYIQTIYPKADLKKYAYNKGVELLNCYDTLIYRQHRLMGLIKYNLVPNNRILARVNYNYYMFRDEDGIAYMGGKSGYALGMVLDPQKVIAGDPAWGFSHETGHVHQLQPYFSWAGLCEVSNNVFTMYVIKSLGIKSRLLEGNYYDSARKKVIETKESYLKVGGSFEPLVPFWQLQLYFEKAGKYPDFYPDLFEAFRKQANAFDKLKVKADENPAVYQLNFIKTACEISKVDLTDFFDSYGFFYVGNFEGDCYGAYHYNMTEKMAIDCKKEIKSKNYPKPVLDITTLTD
- a CDS encoding M1 family metallopeptidase: MNKKFLKYTVLSLVALACQNIEAQNADQNKEDISTYRVTALKVHDLVHTKLDVSFDYGKRYLNGKAWLTLKPHFYETDALTLDAKGMDFKEIAIVQGAKKTPLKYTYDNEQLFITLDRKYKSTEKYIVYIDYTAKPDELKAKGSAAITDAKGLYFINPDGKDDKPIQIWTQGETEASSAWFPTIDKPNQKTTSEIAMTVDAKYVTLSNGKLTAQKANKNGTRTDIWKMDLPHSPYLFMMAVGDFKIFKDSYNGKEVNYYLEPKYAPYAKQIFGKTPDMMKFYGKMLGVEYPWVKYSQIVARDYVSGAMENTSATLHGEYVQKTERELLDDNQESTIAHELFHQWFGDYVTAESWSNLTMNESFATFGEVLWHGHDAGQDAEDRSRYEKLQNCLRSSKDGVSPPLARFYYKDKEDMFDNISYSKGSIILYAAKNQMGDEAFFKSLNRYLTTNAYKTGESHQLRLAMEEVTGKDWSPYFNQWYYQGGNPILNVEYGYADGKATIGVKQVQASSVQTFSLPLKVDFYVNGTKITKDILIDKREQSFSFDVPAQPTFIDLDPDKILVGQVIDNKKVSDYLFQYKNVPTYYNRIEAIKFAAKEKTYDAQLILLAGLEDQQDDLRILSIKAIDLSDAQTKDAALKTLLSIAKNDKKTASRAAAIIKLAGTGDASYKELMQESIKNQSYNVIAAGVYGLSKYSTEESDKALSTLDEDTKKHVTPLIKRFSK
- a CDS encoding DUF3472 domain-containing protein; protein product: MKNKLYLFLASALVSFSSIKGITLIEKSRIENPKTKISLPLAGNAFSSKHIDGSNTITDNGIENWTDAKEVFTAYFRIYKAGTFQITVEESVEVFGKSEVEFSINGISKKVKFDTSKKAMTIGTWKINQEGYVAIKIKGISKTGNQFPSINRLTISSEDYDGKIAYVPNNEGNFYHWGRRGPSVHLNYQVPETTNAEWYYNEVTVPENEDKIGSYFMANGFGEGYFGIQVNSATERRVLFSVWSPFTTDDPASIPETHKIKMLKKGENVHTGEFGNEGSGGQSYLQYNWKAGNTYKFLLHGVPQNDNSTNYTAYFFAPELNKWILIASFNRPQTNTYLKRFHSFLENFVPEQGDLSRQVLFNNQWICDNKGIWSEINSVRFTTDNTGAKEYRMDFAGGVEKGSFYLKDGGFFNNYTISKTIFTKPLNNKKPEINFSNLPQ